In Marivirga salinae, a single window of DNA contains:
- a CDS encoding ice-binding family protein — MKLIKTMPILAMMFIMLMVSCKDKDNNDDDPTPTEDVAPTVLSTLPENNEMNIARNHNVVITFSEEMDPSTINNSTFTVEQGTADISGDVEYSGVEATFTPTEAFDASTEYTATISTEAKSQKGMNFEENYEWNFTTGGSEASIEGIDLGASGNYVILAKTAINNSGTSALTGDLALSPAATSYITGLALTDNTGYATSAQVTGQVFASDMADPTPMNLTTAVENMMTAYNNAAGRSETDFLELGAGNIGGKTLTSGVYKWTNTVTIPNDVTISGSSTDVWIFQIAEDLTMSSATNIILTGGAQAKNIYWQVAGHATLGTTSHFEGIILSMTGITFQTGASINGRALAQTAVVLDGNAVTQPAE, encoded by the coding sequence ATGAAATTAATTAAAACAATGCCAATTTTAGCAATGATGTTTATCATGCTAATGGTAAGTTGCAAGGATAAAGACAATAATGATGATGACCCTACACCTACTGAAGATGTAGCTCCTACAGTATTATCAACTTTGCCTGAGAACAATGAAATGAATATTGCTCGTAACCACAATGTTGTGATTACATTTAGTGAAGAAATGGATCCGTCCACAATCAATAATTCAACATTTACGGTTGAGCAAGGTACTGCAGATATAAGCGGAGACGTTGAATATTCTGGTGTAGAAGCAACTTTCACTCCTACAGAAGCATTTGATGCCTCTACTGAATATACCGCAACAATTAGCACTGAAGCGAAAAGTCAAAAGGGAATGAACTTTGAAGAAAATTATGAGTGGAATTTCACAACGGGTGGATCTGAAGCCAGTATTGAAGGAATTGATCTTGGAGCTTCAGGAAATTACGTAATACTTGCAAAAACTGCTATTAATAACAGTGGCACATCAGCTTTAACCGGTGATTTAGCTCTTAGCCCTGCTGCAACATCTTACATAACAGGATTAGCATTAACTGATAATACAGGTTATGCAACTTCTGCACAGGTTACAGGACAGGTATTTGCCTCAGATATGGCTGACCCAACTCCAATGAATCTTACAACTGCAGTAGAGAATATGATGACTGCTTATAATAATGCTGCTGGGAGATCAGAAACTGATTTCTTAGAATTAGGAGCTGGTAATATTGGAGGAAAAACATTAACATCAGGTGTTTATAAATGGACTAATACGGTTACAATTCCTAATGATGTCACCATCTCTGGAAGTTCAACTGATGTTTGGATCTTTCAAATTGCTGAAGATCTTACGATGAGTTCTGCAACTAATATTATCTTAACAGGAGGAGCACAAGCGAAAAACATTTATTGGCAAGTTGCTGGTCATGCAACCTTAGGAACCACTTCCCATTTTGAAGGAATCATTCTATCAATGACTGGCATTACTTTTCAAACAGGTGCTTCAATTAACGGTCGTGCTTTAGCACAAACTGCTGTTGTACTTGATGGAAATGCGGTAACCCAACCAGCTGAATAA
- a CDS encoding helix-turn-helix domain-containing protein, with the protein MQLNPIHIALLSPIAKEKLYIKYMVSLRCKLMVQEELKKLNVKHLVVELGAVELLQDITQEQREALKHNLLKSGLELLDNKKSILVEKIKNSIIEMIHFTDDEPKANYSEYLSKKLEYDYTYLSNLFSEVKGITIQQFIIIHKIEKAKELILYEELNTSEIAYRLHYSSVAHFSNQFKKITGLTPSFYRKLKQKRLGNLEDV; encoded by the coding sequence ATGCAACTCAATCCAATTCATATAGCTCTTCTATCTCCGATAGCCAAAGAAAAACTTTATATAAAATATATGGTTAGCCTTAGGTGCAAATTAATGGTTCAGGAAGAGCTCAAAAAATTAAATGTCAAACATTTAGTAGTTGAATTAGGCGCTGTTGAGCTTCTTCAGGATATTACTCAAGAGCAACGAGAAGCCCTAAAACATAACTTACTTAAATCAGGCCTGGAATTACTGGACAACAAAAAAAGCATTCTTGTTGAGAAAATAAAGAACTCTATTATAGAGATGATTCATTTCACGGATGATGAACCCAAGGCAAACTACTCTGAATACTTAAGTAAAAAACTTGAATATGATTATACATACCTCTCTAATCTTTTTTCTGAAGTAAAAGGAATCACCATACAGCAATTTATAATCATTCATAAAATAGAAAAAGCGAAAGAATTGATACTTTATGAAGAACTTAACACCTCAGAAATTGCCTATAGACTGCATTATAGTAGTGTTGCACACTTTTCAAATCAATTCAAGAAAATCACTGGCCTTACCCCTTCCTTCTACAGAAAGTTGAAACAAAAGAGATTAGGAAACCTCGAGGATGTTTAA
- a CDS encoding DUF6629 family protein: MCFSASASFAAGAVLTATGVVSLKKSKKTSEIPFASIPLFFGLQQVAEGFVWLSLTNPDFTFLDGIAAKAFIFFAQVLWPIWVPFSIYKFQKQEGIRNIVGKTLIGIGALVASIMAYYLFTNPIEAEILGHHISYNQAYLQQFGIIGGALYLAATAIPPFISTNRKMWILGGSILLAYIFTEIFFTQYVVSVWCFFAAILSAMVLWIIIAKKTDTR, encoded by the coding sequence ATGTGTTTTTCAGCTAGTGCGAGTTTTGCAGCCGGAGCAGTATTGACTGCTACTGGGGTTGTATCTTTAAAAAAATCTAAAAAAACTTCAGAGATCCCTTTTGCAAGTATTCCACTTTTTTTCGGCTTACAGCAAGTTGCAGAAGGCTTTGTTTGGCTATCACTTACCAACCCTGATTTTACATTTTTGGATGGTATAGCTGCAAAGGCATTTATTTTCTTTGCACAAGTGCTTTGGCCGATTTGGGTACCTTTTTCTATTTATAAATTTCAAAAACAGGAGGGAATTAGAAATATTGTAGGTAAAACATTAATTGGAATAGGAGCACTTGTGGCTTCTATAATGGCCTATTATCTTTTTACAAATCCTATAGAAGCCGAAATCCTTGGACATCATATTTCATATAATCAAGCTTATCTTCAGCAATTTGGTATAATTGGTGGAGCTTTGTACTTGGCTGCCACAGCTATACCTCCATTTATTTCTACAAATAGAAAAATGTGGATTCTAGGTGGTTCAATTCTTTTGGCCTATATTTTTACTGAAATATTCTTTACGCAATATGTGGTTTCAGTATGGTGTTTTTTCGCAGCAATTTTGAGTGCAATGGTACTGTGGATTATTATAGCTAAAAAGACAGATACAAGATAA